The sequence below is a genomic window from Pseudomonas cannabina.
ACTGGAGCTTTTGTGGATGCACCGGCCCTTTCGCGAACAAGCTCGCTCCCACGCCCTCCGGGCAGAAGCATGAAAGTCCTGTTTTACGTACTCATCCAGGCTGTATAGCTATGAGCGCAGGCGTGCATCAGCCAGCCGGACCAAACCCCACAATCGCCTTGATCTCCAGATACTCCTCGAACCCATGCACGCCATACTCGCGGCCATTGCCTGAGCGCTTGTAGCCGCCAAACGGCGCCATCGGGTTCCAGGCAGGATAGTTCAGGTGCACCTGGCCGGCACGGATGCGCGACGCAACCGCGCGGGCCTGTTGCAGATCCTGGCCCTGAACGTGGGCGCCCAGCCCGTAAACCGTGTCGTTGGCAATCGCGATCGCTTCATCGACCGTGTCGTAGGCGATCAGGCACAGCACTGGACCAAAAATCTCCTCCCGGGCGATACGCATCGATGAATCCACCTCGGAAAACACAGTCGGCCGGGTATAGAAACCCTGCTCGTGACCCGGCACACGGCCCGGTCCGCCGCAGACCAGTTTCGCGCCTTCGCTAAGACCGGCGTCGATCATCGCCTGCACACGATGAAACTGCGCCTCGTTGGCGATAGGGCCCAGGACAGTGTCTTCCGATTGCGGATCACCGACGATGATCGTCCTGGCCGTCTCGGCAGCCAGCGCTTCGACCTCTGCCAGGCGGTTTCTCGGCACGATCATGCGCGTCGGTGCGCTGCATGACTGGCCGACGTTGCGCAAGGCAGCCATCACACCGGGCGGTACTGCTTTGGCGAAGTCGGCGTCGGGCAGCAGAATGTTCGGTGATTTGCCGCCCAGTTCCTGAGTGACACGCTTCACGGTCGGCGCTGCGGCCTGCGCGGCCAATGCCCCCGCACGGTTGGAACCGGTGATCGAGATCATGTCGATATCAGGGTGCGCAGCCATCGCGCCACCCACTTCTGCACCGCTGCCATTGACCAGATTGAACACCCCCGGCGGCAGGCCGGCGTCATGCACCAGTTGCGCGAACAGCAGGGCGCTCAACGGCGACAACTCGCTGGGCTTGAGCACCACCGTGCAGCCCGCCGCGATGGCCGGCGCGACTTTGGCGGTGATTTGATACAGCGGCCAGTTCCACGGCGTGATCAGCCCGCAAACGCCAATAGGTTCGCGATTGATCGCTGTGCCGTTTTCCACGGTCTGGAAGCGATACGTTGTCAGCAGATCACGCGCAACCCGCACGTGTTCGGCTGCGAGCGGCACCTGCATGGCGCGGGCAGAGCTGATAGCGGCGCCCATTTCCAGCGAGATCGCCTGGGCCAGTTCTTCCTTGCGCTCGATGATCAGCTCATGAATCCGGCCGATGACCTGCGCGCGTGCCTCAGGCGAGGTGCCGGACCAGCTCGCAAAAGCTGCCCGCGCTGCTGCCACTGCGCGGTCGACATCGGCGGCTGAACCACTGGCGACATGCGCCACGATCCCCTCGGTTGCCGGGTTGACCACCGCGATACTGGCCGGCTCGAGCGGCGCGCACCACTGACCGTCAATGTAGAATTTCTGCGCCGTGTTCGGATCAACGCGATGGCTGTTCAAGGACTGAGTGGTCATCCAGCGGGCTCCCCGGAGCGATAATGATTTGATGCCCATACGCTAACAAAGCGGTCTGGATAAAAAGCGCTGATCTGCCGGGCTGCAAAGAATAATCTGCTGTATGCCGCGCGCTGACGTTGCGGACCTGTTTCGGCACGCCATCCGGCCTGATTTCAGCCGATGGCCTGCGTCACCAGCGCGAACTGCTGCACTTCCGGGTTCGCTGGCGGAGGCGTGCCCAGAACCATGCGCGGCGCGCGGTCGACACAGGGCAAACCCAGGCTTTCCAGCCATGACGCCAGCCCGCAGTCGGCCAGAATGTCGAAGCGCACGAACTGCCCGGGTATGAGTTGCAACAGGTGGCTAATCATTTGCCTGGCTTGCCCGAGATTCCGCGCAACCAGTGGCCCGATGATATGCCCGCGACCGAAGCGTCGCAGCAGGGCGACACCTTGCAAGTGACCGTCATGCTCGATGCCGACCGCCTGTTCGGCGTCACGCAGCAGATCGGTCAGCACGACCGTGCGGTCCAGGCCGCTGCCTGCGTTGGCCAGCCGGATCAGTTGCGGATGGTCGGCAGAATCCAGCGTGCGAATCTGCAAACCGGCACACGGCATTTCAGTCTCGGGCAGTTTGGCAATGCCCTGATGTTGCTGAATCCGCGCGAAATCGACGAAGCCAAGGCTCCGGTAAAGTGGTGCGCCCAGCTCTGTGGCATTGAGGATCGGCGTGCGTGGCGCGGTGGCTTCCAGACACAGATTCATCAGGCGACGACCGATGCCTTTGCCCTGATGCTCGTCGCTGACAATCACCAGACCAATCGACGACCAGTCGCCCTGATGACAGGTGAAGGCGACGCCCACCAGTTGTCCGTCACACTCGGCGACAAAGCCTTCGGAGGTGCGCTGAACCATCGCCCAGTCCTCTTCGCGATGTGGCCATTTCAGATGAACCGAGAGGGCGTGGGCGGCAGGAATGTCTGCAGCTTCTACAGGACGATATTGATAGCGGGTATCGGAAGTCGTGGGCATGGCGCCTCCTTGGGAATGAATGGTGGGGCTCATATCAACTTGCCTGCACTCATCAGGCTGGAGACAAACGGCATCTCGATGGCGGCAGGGTCGGTAAAGCGGCGAATATCGAACGGGCTGATCAGGGTGCGGGTGCTGCCGGTGCTGATCAGTTCGGCCATCACGTCGCCGACGCCGGGGCCCAGCTGGAAACCGTGGCCACAGAAACCGAAGGCGTAGAACAGACCGTCGACTTTGCCGCTGCGGCCCATGATCGGCAGGGAATCCGGCGTGTAGCTTTCAATGCCGCTCCAGACCCGAATGATGTTGAGCTTCTCGGCACCGGGTAGCAGACGGCTCATCTGCTTCATTTGATTGATCAGGCTTTCCGGCTTGAAATAAGCACGCCGGTTGACCATGTCCGGCTTGTTGCGATTGCCGCCGCCAATGATGATGTTGCCGCGCGGAATCTGCCGGAAATAGATCACTTCTTCTTTGATTTTGGTGAATACCCCGATCACGGTGGGCAGGGCGTAAGGCACCGGTTCGGTCACCGACATCTGTGGCCCGTTGGGTTCCAGCGGAACCGGCTCGCCGAACTGTTCGGCCAGTTTCGCTGCCCAGGCTCCAGCCGTGATTAGTAGTTGCTCGGCCACGAACACTTGGCCGTCGGTGGTGGTGACGTGAAACTCGCCACCGACCTTCTGTAGTTCGGCCACTTCAGTGCGCTCTTCGATTCTTGCCCCGGCGCGAATCGCCGCACGGGCGAAGGCGGGCGCTGCCAGCCGCGGGTTGGCGTGTCCATCGTGGGGCGCATAAGAACCGCCTTTGACCTCCGGGCCGAGAAACGGAAAGCGCTCATGCAAGGCCTTGCCCCGAATCACCTGTAAATCCAGTTCGCGGGCTTCTGGCGCAGCGGCGTAGGCTTCCAGTTCGGCGATCTCGTCTTCGCGATAGCACACGCGCATGTGGCCGCTGGGAATGAACTCCAGGTCTTCGCCGATCAGTTCCGGCAGGCGCTTCCACAACGCCCAGGAGCGATTGGACAGTTCCAGCTGACCGAGAAACCGTCCCTGACGGCGCACGTTGCCGAAGTTGACGCCGCTGGCGTACTGGCCGATCTGGTCACGTTCCAGCAGGGTCACCGAGCGGCCGTGCTGGCGCAGGAAAAACGCCGATGACGAGCCCATGAAGCCGCCGCCGATGATCAGAACGTCGCTTTTTTGTGGGGGCATGAAGTGCTCCCGATAATAATCATCTTGCGCCGCGCGCCAGGGCTTCGATTTCAATCAGATAGCCGTGGTGCAATTCCGGAACCGGCACCACGGCGCGGGCCGGGCGATGCTCGCCCAGATAACCCGCATAGATCCGGTCGAAAGCGGGCCAGTGCTGGATGCCTGCGACGTAGACCGTCACTTTGAGCAGGTCATCTGTGTCGCCGCCTGCTGCGCCCAGTATCGCGACCAGATTGTCCAGCGCGATGGCCGCCTGTACCTCGAACGGCTCGTCAACGCTGTGGCTGCCATCGGCGCGTACCGGCAATTGCCCGGACACATGCAAAATGCCCTGATGCAGCACCGCCTGGGAATAATGCCCGCCCGGCGCGGCGGCGGAGGGTGTGCGAATCAGCTCGATATCACCAGCCATGCAGACGACTCCAGGTATGGACAGTGCCTTCGGCGTCGCAGGCGTGGTAGTCCGGAAATTGTGCGCCCGTCGCGCACGCGTGGTTGGGCAGAATGCGCAGACGGCTGCCGATGGGGAAGCGGCCCGTGATGTCGCTGCTGTCGCCAGCAGCCAGGGTGATGATGCCGTGCTCCTGATTGGCGCCGGTCACCCGTGCGCC
It includes:
- a CDS encoding aldehyde dehydrogenase family protein, whose protein sequence is MTTQSLNSHRVDPNTAQKFYIDGQWCAPLEPASIAVVNPATEGIVAHVASGSAADVDRAVAAARAAFASWSGTSPEARAQVIGRIHELIIERKEELAQAISLEMGAAISSARAMQVPLAAEHVRVARDLLTTYRFQTVENGTAINREPIGVCGLITPWNWPLYQITAKVAPAIAAGCTVVLKPSELSPLSALLFAQLVHDAGLPPGVFNLVNGSGAEVGGAMAAHPDIDMISITGSNRAGALAAQAAAPTVKRVTQELGGKSPNILLPDADFAKAVPPGVMAALRNVGQSCSAPTRMIVPRNRLAEVEALAAETARTIIVGDPQSEDTVLGPIANEAQFHRVQAMIDAGLSEGAKLVCGGPGRVPGHEQGFYTRPTVFSEVDSSMRIAREEIFGPVLCLIAYDTVDEAIAIANDTVYGLGAHVQGQDLQQARAVASRIRAGQVHLNYPAWNPMAPFGGYKRSGNGREYGVHGFEEYLEIKAIVGFGPAG
- a CDS encoding RidA family protein, producing MAGDIELIRTPSAAAPGGHYSQAVLHQGILHVSGQLPVRADGSHSVDEPFEVQAAIALDNLVAILGAAGGDTDDLLKVTVYVAGIQHWPAFDRIYAGYLGEHRPARAVVPVPELHHGYLIEIEALARGAR
- a CDS encoding NAD(P)/FAD-dependent oxidoreductase translates to MPPQKSDVLIIGGGFMGSSSAFFLRQHGRSVTLLERDQIGQYASGVNFGNVRRQGRFLGQLELSNRSWALWKRLPELIGEDLEFIPSGHMRVCYREDEIAELEAYAAAPEARELDLQVIRGKALHERFPFLGPEVKGGSYAPHDGHANPRLAAPAFARAAIRAGARIEERTEVAELQKVGGEFHVTTTDGQVFVAEQLLITAGAWAAKLAEQFGEPVPLEPNGPQMSVTEPVPYALPTVIGVFTKIKEEVIYFRQIPRGNIIIGGGNRNKPDMVNRRAYFKPESLINQMKQMSRLLPGAEKLNIIRVWSGIESYTPDSLPIMGRSGKVDGLFYAFGFCGHGFQLGPGVGDVMAELISTGSTRTLISPFDIRRFTDPAAIEMPFVSSLMSAGKLI
- a CDS encoding GNAT family N-acetyltransferase; its protein translation is MPTTSDTRYQYRPVEAADIPAAHALSVHLKWPHREEDWAMVQRTSEGFVAECDGQLVGVAFTCHQGDWSSIGLVIVSDEHQGKGIGRRLMNLCLEATAPRTPILNATELGAPLYRSLGFVDFARIQQHQGIAKLPETEMPCAGLQIRTLDSADHPQLIRLANAGSGLDRTVVLTDLLRDAEQAVGIEHDGHLQGVALLRRFGRGHIIGPLVARNLGQARQMISHLLQLIPGQFVRFDILADCGLASWLESLGLPCVDRAPRMVLGTPPPANPEVQQFALVTQAIG